A region from the Leptolyngbya sp. 'hensonii' genome encodes:
- a CDS encoding M23 family metallopeptidase: protein MSEQQSLSPRAGKFTLACMGQRLILSSLITAGVIGVGVPAGPVTAEESGRGQPLAQMNQATNQSWQAGSFPVENFQAYTSPYGYRSSPDGSRSQEFHRGLDMAAPEGSYVRNWWAGRVIEVSDKTACGTSVIIQSGEWQHVYCHMKGYVATGNGGKYMLDREGGLQIWEGQMIPAGARIGRVGMTGRTTGPHLHWGLKYNGQWVDPALVLRAMYAQQYSAAQTGQQFATR, encoded by the coding sequence GTGTCTGAACAGCAATCCCTGAGCCCCAGAGCGGGCAAGTTCACTCTGGCATGTATGGGCCAGAGGTTGATTCTCAGTAGCCTCATCACGGCAGGGGTCATTGGAGTCGGGGTCCCCGCTGGGCCGGTCACCGCCGAAGAATCTGGTCGGGGTCAACCTCTGGCCCAAATGAACCAGGCAACCAATCAAAGCTGGCAGGCTGGTTCATTTCCGGTAGAAAATTTTCAAGCTTACACTTCACCCTATGGGTATCGCTCCTCCCCCGATGGATCTCGCAGTCAGGAGTTTCATCGGGGTCTGGATATGGCTGCCCCTGAAGGGAGCTACGTCCGCAACTGGTGGGCCGGACGAGTCATTGAGGTTTCTGATAAGACTGCCTGCGGCACTTCGGTGATCATCCAATCGGGTGAATGGCAGCATGTCTACTGCCACATGAAGGGCTATGTAGCCACTGGGAATGGCGGTAAATATATGCTCGATCGGGAAGGAGGACTTCAGATCTGGGAAGGGCAAATGATCCCAGCTGGAGCCCGGATTGGTCGGGTGGGCATGACAGGCCGGACAACAGGCCCCCATTTGCACTGGGGGCTCAAGTATAACGGCCAGTGGGTTGATCCAGCTCTGGTGCTGCGAGCCATGTATGCACAGCAGTACAGCGCAGCACAAACGGGCCAGCAGTTTGCAACTCGCTAG
- a CDS encoding phycobilisome protein, translating to MLTQLERLTTEVDGRYATDTELQFVMDYIHSYNLRMSTYLKIKAAETDMVQKVYNKLRGSSPELLFNGTEDISGKWKRDTIRVLRYSVVAMLINDPERLQERFLFWFQTIMRAFGAQRSCKVTYEMMQEVVQQYLTPAEASLFLPILELNRKLLGG from the coding sequence ATGCTAACTCAACTGGAGCGTTTAACTACTGAAGTTGATGGTCGGTACGCAACAGATACCGAACTGCAGTTTGTCATGGACTATATCCACTCCTACAATCTGCGGATGAGTACCTACCTCAAGATCAAAGCTGCTGAAACAGATATGGTCCAGAAAGTGTACAACAAACTGCGGGGCTCATCTCCTGAACTTCTATTTAATGGTACGGAAGATATCAGTGGGAAATGGAAGCGAGATACCATCCGAGTTTTGCGTTACTCGGTTGTGGCCATGCTGATCAATGACCCCGAGCGATTGCAGGAACGCTTTCTGTTCTGGTTTCAGACAATTATGCGAGCTTTTGGAGCCCAACGGAGCTGTAAAGTGACCTATGAAATGATGCAGGAGGTAGTGCAGCAATACCTGACACCGGCTGAAGCGTCTCTATTCCTGCCCATCCTGGAGTTGAACCGGAAATTACTAGGAGGATGA
- the ftsH gene encoding ATP-dependent zinc metalloprotease FtsH, protein MASWIVLQGVTLPVPARADGAGNSMSYSELLKKLDDNQVESIELDPTRKVARVKLKAPAQKKPGQVLEVPLLEENPELIAKAREKVDSANLRFDIQPTPDNSAAASLLANLLLIFLLIAGLLMILRRSTSGPGQAMSFGKSRARFQMEAKTGVMFEDVAGIEEAKEELQEVVTFLKKPERFTAVGAKIPKGVLLVGPPGTGKTLLAKAIAGEAGVPFFSISGSEFVEMFVGVGASRVRDLFRKAKENAPCIIFIDEIDAVGRQRGAGIGGGNDEREQTLNQLLTEMDGFEGNTGIIIIAATNRPDVLDTALLRPGRFDRQVMVDLPTFKGRLKILEVHARNKKLASEVSLDAVARRTPGFSGADLANLLNEAAILTARRRKEAITPLEIDDALDRLTIGLKLAPRMDGKVKWMTAYHEVGHALVATMLKHADPVDKVTIIPRSGGIEGFTSFLPDEERVDSEGLLSRALLLDRITVGLGGRATEAEVYGQNEIDAGATDDIKKVTDLARKMVTLYGMSDLGTLALENPNSEIFLGRGWLDRAAEYSEEIAARIDRQVRTIVVHCYEDACRIIQDNRALVDRLVELLLEQETIDGDEFRRIVAESTQQKFHTEVSEHPSAVRA, encoded by the coding sequence ATGGCCAGTTGGATCGTGTTGCAGGGGGTGACCCTGCCTGTACCTGCCAGAGCAGATGGGGCAGGCAACTCTATGTCCTACAGTGAGCTGTTGAAGAAGCTGGATGATAACCAAGTTGAGAGTATTGAGTTAGATCCAACTCGCAAAGTGGCTCGGGTTAAGTTAAAAGCGCCAGCCCAGAAGAAACCAGGGCAAGTTTTGGAAGTGCCCCTGCTGGAGGAAAATCCAGAGTTGATCGCGAAGGCGAGGGAAAAGGTTGATAGTGCTAACTTGCGGTTTGATATTCAACCCACGCCAGATAATAGTGCAGCTGCGAGTCTACTGGCTAATCTGTTACTGATTTTCCTCCTGATTGCAGGGTTGTTGATGATCCTGCGTCGATCGACCAGCGGTCCCGGGCAGGCGATGAGCTTTGGCAAATCCCGAGCCCGCTTCCAGATGGAGGCCAAAACTGGCGTCATGTTTGAGGATGTGGCGGGGATCGAAGAAGCCAAGGAAGAACTGCAGGAAGTGGTGACGTTCCTGAAGAAGCCAGAGCGATTTACGGCTGTAGGAGCCAAAATTCCCAAGGGTGTGCTGCTAGTGGGGCCGCCAGGAACTGGGAAAACCCTGCTGGCCAAGGCGATCGCTGGAGAAGCGGGTGTCCCTTTCTTCAGTATCTCTGGCTCTGAGTTCGTCGAGATGTTTGTTGGCGTCGGGGCCTCCCGGGTGCGAGACCTGTTCCGCAAGGCCAAGGAGAATGCCCCCTGCATCATCTTCATTGATGAGATTGATGCGGTTGGACGGCAGCGGGGTGCTGGCATTGGGGGTGGCAACGACGAGCGGGAACAGACCCTGAACCAGTTGTTGACCGAGATGGATGGGTTTGAGGGCAATACAGGCATCATCATCATTGCGGCCACCAACCGGCCTGATGTGCTGGATACAGCTCTGTTGCGCCCCGGTCGTTTCGATCGTCAGGTGATGGTGGATTTGCCGACCTTCAAGGGCCGACTGAAGATTCTGGAAGTCCATGCGCGCAATAAGAAACTGGCATCGGAAGTTTCTCTTGATGCTGTCGCTCGCCGCACGCCTGGATTTTCTGGTGCGGACCTAGCCAACCTGCTGAATGAGGCTGCGATTCTAACCGCCCGTCGTCGGAAAGAGGCGATCACGCCCCTTGAGATTGATGATGCCCTCGATCGGCTGACCATTGGCCTGAAACTTGCCCCTCGGATGGATGGCAAGGTGAAGTGGATGACGGCTTACCACGAAGTTGGACATGCTTTGGTGGCAACGATGCTCAAGCATGCAGACCCGGTGGATAAGGTGACGATTATTCCCCGTTCGGGTGGGATTGAGGGATTCACCAGCTTTTTGCCGGATGAGGAGCGTGTGGATTCTGAGGGACTGCTCAGTCGCGCCCTTTTGCTCGATCGCATCACGGTGGGTCTGGGTGGAAGAGCTACAGAAGCGGAAGTCTATGGCCAGAATGAGATTGATGCGGGGGCAACCGACGATATTAAGAAAGTGACCGATCTAGCCCGTAAAATGGTCACCCTGTATGGCATGTCCGATCTGGGTACCCTGGCATTAGAAAATCCCAATAGTGAAATCTTCCTGGGACGAGGATGGCTGGATCGGGCTGCGGAGTATTCGGAAGAGATTGCCGCCCGGATTGACCGCCAGGTGAGAACCATTGTGGTGCACTGTTACGAAGATGCCTGTCGGATTATTCAGGACAATCGGGCTCTGGTGGATCGGCTGGTGGAGCTGTTGCTGGAGCAGGAAACGATCGACGGAGATGAGTTTCGCCGTATTGTGGCTGAATCGACCCAACAAAAATTCCACACCGAAGTGAGTGAACACCCGTCAGCAGTAAGGGCCTGA
- a CDS encoding GTP-binding protein: MSTEANDFNWDGDQTVPDSLGSEAELQEIVQGFEQIQADLNYKQAKYALRELVSHLDLTLQERVGLEPEIQGLETMLDKLESEIVHIAVFGMVGRGKSSLLNALLGEQVFEVGPTHGVTRQIHSAHWIVQEGLPQTPAVGSDVLRVVLHGLHDSRIELIDTPGIDEVDGEKRELLARQVAQQSDLILFVIAGDLTRVEYEALSTLREASKPILLVLNKVDQYPEADRLAIYQKIRDERVRELLSPDEIVMVAASPLVAQAIRHPDGRVSAHLRRGQPQVDDLKLKILEVLDREGKSLVALNTMLFASDVNEQLVQRKLVIREDRANQAIWNATITKAVAIALNPFTVVDLLGAAVIDIALILTLSRLYGIAMTQQGAVGLLQKIVLSTGGVGATEFLTTLGLSSLKGLLGVSAPMTGGVSLGAYVSVALAQAGVAGVSSYAIGQVTKIYLANGASWGNDAPKTVVSKILASLDEASILARIKEELRAKLDLKARVGDSPDVDPVTKD, encoded by the coding sequence ATGAGCACAGAGGCTAATGATTTCAATTGGGATGGGGATCAGACTGTGCCTGATTCGTTGGGCTCTGAGGCAGAACTTCAGGAGATTGTGCAGGGATTTGAGCAGATTCAAGCCGATCTGAACTATAAACAGGCAAAGTACGCCTTGCGTGAACTGGTGTCCCATCTTGATCTGACTCTGCAAGAACGGGTGGGGCTAGAACCAGAGATTCAAGGACTGGAAACGATGCTGGACAAACTAGAGTCGGAGATCGTTCACATCGCAGTTTTTGGCATGGTGGGACGGGGTAAGTCTTCTCTCTTAAACGCTTTGTTGGGAGAGCAGGTGTTTGAGGTGGGGCCAACCCATGGTGTGACCCGGCAAATCCACAGTGCCCACTGGATTGTCCAGGAGGGGTTACCCCAGACTCCGGCAGTTGGGTCTGATGTTTTAAGGGTTGTTCTGCATGGTTTGCATGACTCTCGCATTGAACTGATTGATACCCCCGGTATTGATGAAGTGGATGGGGAAAAGCGCGAGTTGCTGGCACGACAGGTGGCTCAACAGTCTGACCTGATCTTATTTGTAATTGCAGGGGATTTGACCCGTGTTGAATATGAGGCGCTCTCAACCCTGCGGGAAGCCAGCAAACCCATCCTGCTGGTTCTAAACAAGGTGGATCAATATCCAGAAGCCGATCGACTGGCCATTTATCAGAAAATCCGGGATGAGCGAGTCCGGGAACTTCTGTCTCCAGACGAAATTGTCATGGTAGCGGCTTCGCCCCTGGTGGCCCAGGCTATCCGTCATCCAGATGGGCGAGTGTCGGCTCATCTGCGGCGAGGGCAGCCCCAGGTGGATGACCTGAAATTGAAGATTTTGGAGGTTCTGGACCGAGAAGGTAAATCTCTGGTGGCGCTGAACACGATGTTGTTTGCCAGCGATGTGAATGAACAGTTGGTGCAGCGAAAGTTGGTGATTCGGGAGGATCGGGCTAATCAGGCGATCTGGAATGCCACGATTACTAAGGCGGTGGCGATCGCACTGAATCCCTTCACGGTGGTTGACCTGCTCGGTGCAGCGGTGATTGATATTGCCTTGATTCTGACCCTGTCTCGCCTTTATGGCATCGCGATGACGCAGCAGGGAGCTGTTGGATTGTTGCAGAAAATCGTGCTCAGTACGGGGGGAGTGGGAGCCACTGAGTTTTTGACCACATTGGGCCTCAGTTCTCTCAAAGGATTGCTGGGGGTTTCTGCTCCGATGACAGGGGGGGTGTCCTTGGGAGCCTATGTGTCGGTTGCTCTGGCTCAGGCTGGGGTGGCTGGGGTTTCCTCCTATGCGATCGGTCAGGTGACCAAGATTTACTTGGCTAATGGGGCCTCCTGGGGTAACGATGCGCCCAAAACAGTCGTCTCAAAGATTCTGGCTTCCCTGGATGAAGCCTCAATTCTGGCGCGGATTAAAGAGGAATTGAGGGCCAAGCTGGATTTGAAAGCCCGCGTCGGGGATTCTCCGGATGTAGATCCTGTAACAAAAGATTAG